From the genome of Gossypium raimondii isolate GPD5lz unplaced genomic scaffold, ASM2569854v1 Contig00298, whole genome shotgun sequence, one region includes:
- the LOC105771894 gene encoding uncharacterized protein LOC105771894 codes for MGRYKRIMWRRFVPSHYHRDLFQKLQTLKQGNRSVEDYFKEMEMSMMRANIVEDREATMARFLAGLNSEIENIVEMQHYVELDDMVHMAIKIERQQCRKASTRGNTPFKSFSNPLYTPNNVRKQAPQPPLRIQEPGEPSKPKPPIADNGRGKQPMVAPERSRDIQCFKCLGRGHVASQCPNRRVMLMREDGEIESDSEEDVHELPTKEDEENDLEVAESGQVMEIMVVKRSLNVQQVQDEQQCETIFPTRCKVQDKWLNDGGELKVTKQVVVPFSIGNYKDEVLCDVVSMDATHLLLRRPWQYDKRAMHDGFTNRYSFMYAGKKITLAPLTPSQVIEDQTSLKKSKEVAKEKKKMSVYASSREIRKCLSSHQSLFILIFKDHCLLAEFPADLPASIVSLLQEFEDVFPKETPKGLPPLRGIEHQIDFIPGATIPTRPAYRTNPEETKELQRQVAELMDKGYIRESLSPCVVPVLLDDMLDELCGAVIFSKIDLKSGYHQIRMREGDEWKTTFKTKLGSRRTSESQMQTLRKERLYGNVEKCVFYLDGLTFLGYIVSAAGVEVDHEKIKAIQEWPRPTSITQMIGSEDRSRGGDQPPDLQMQAITRTLQRLLENALEPIHSRLDKIEGGGSQSIHNEHNDENDIEHSPRVNQRPDALRLTIIFLTLNCHTFFSWTFEIRMLIDMGKQG; via the exons ATGGGAAGATATAAGCGTATCATGTGGAGACGATTTGTTCCTTCTCACTATCATCGAGATTTATTTCAGAAATTACAAACCTTGAAACAGGGCAACAGGAGCGTTGAGGACTATttcaaggagatggagatgtccATGATGCGTGCAAACATAGTTGAGGACCGTGAGGCGACTATGGCTCGGTTTTTGGCAGGTTTAAATTCTGAAATAGAAAACATTGTTGAAATGCAACATTATGTTGAGTTGGatgacatggtgcatatggcgaTCAAAATTGAGCGACAACAATGTAGAAAAGCTTCTACTCGAGGTAATActccatttaaatctttttcgaATCCTTTATACACCCCTAACAATGTTAGGAAACAAGCACCACAACCGCCATTACGGATTCAAGAGCCAGGCGAACCCAGCAAACCAAAGCCTCCCATTGCTGATAATGGACGTGGCAAACAACCAATGGTGGCACCAGAACGATCAAGAGATATTCAGTGCTTTAAGTGCCTTGGTAGAGGACATGTTGCTAGCCAGTGTCCTAATCGGAGGGTTATGTTGATGCGAGAAGATGGAGAGATCGAGTCAGATTCTGAGGAAGATGTACATGAACTCCcgactaaagaagatgaagagaatgacCTAGAAGTTGCTGAATCTGGTCAAGTTATGGAGATCATGGTTGTCAAACGTAGTTTGAATGTGCAACAGGTGCAAGACGAGCAACAATGTGAGACTATCTTTCCCACACGATGCAAGGTTCAAGATAAG TGGTTGAATGACGGTGGAGAACTTAAAGTGACGAAACAAGTGGTTGTACCGTTTTCAATTGGAAACTACAAGGACGAGGTCCTTTGTGATGTTGTGTCGATGGATGCTACTCACCTTCTTTTAAGGCGCCCTTGGCAGTATGACAAGAGGGCAATGCATGATGGTTTTACAAATCGATACTCTTTTATGTATGCAGGTAAGAAGATTACTTTGGCTCCTTTGACACCGAGTCAAGTAATTGAAGATCAAACAAGCTTGAAAAAGAGTAAGGAAgttgcaaaggagaagaaaaagatgagcgTATATGCAAGCAGTCGAGAAATCAGGAAATGTCTTTCCTCTCACCaatccttgtttattttaatatttaaagatcaTTGTTTATTGGCTGAGTTCCCTGCTGATTTGCCTGCATCGATTGTGTCCCTTTTGCAAGAGTTTGAGGATGTGTTTCCGAAAGAAACACCGAAGGGATTACCACCTCTTCGTGGCATTGAGCACCAGATTGATTTCATTCCAGGTGCTACCATTCCAACTCGACCAGCTTATCGTACCAATCCTGAAGAGACGAAAGAGCTTCAAAGGCAAGTTGCAGAATTGATGGACAAGGGTTATATTCGAGAAAGTCTGAGTCCATGTGTTGTTCCGGTGTT acttgatgacatgttggacGAGCTTTGCGGAGCcgtcatcttctccaaaattgacttgaagAGTGGATATCATCAGATTCGCATGCGAGAAGGTGACGAATGGAAGACAACCTTCAAAACAAAGctag GATCACGTAGAACATCTGAGAGTCAGATGCAGActttgagaaaagaaagattgtaTGGTAACGTAGAGAAATGTGTGTTTTATCTTGATGGACTTACATTTCTTGGTTACATTGTGAGTGCTGCAGGTGTTGAAGTTGATcatgagaaaataaaggcaattcaGGAATGGCCACGACCGACATCGATTACTCAG ATGATAGGATCAGAAGATCGTAGTCGTGGTGGAGATCAACCACCAGATTTGCAAATGCAAGCTATTACTCGCACCTTGCAACGTCTATTAGAAAATGCATTAGAGCCTATACACTCTCGTTTGGACAAGATTGAAGGGGGTGGTTCACAATCTATCCATAATGaacataatgatgaaaatgacattgaacATTCACCAAGGGTGAATCAACGACCAGACGCCTTACGATTGACgataatatttctaacattaaatTGCCATACCTTCTTTTCGTGGACGTTCGAGATCCGGATGCTTATCGACATGGGAAAGCAAGGTTGA